Genomic DNA from Niallia circulans:
GGGGCCGGAGTTGTGGAAGCAGTTGGTGCTGGAGTAAAGGATATTAGCGTTGGTGACCGGATTGCTTTTGCAGATGTTCCTTATGCCAATGCTGAATTAGTAGCAGTTCCTGCCGATAAAGCGATTCCTGTTCCTGCTGATATTACTTTTGAAGAAGCGGCAGCAGTTTTGCTCCAAGGGTTAACAGCACAGTATTTGTCTGCAGACAGCTTTACTGTGAAACAAGGAGACTTCGTGGTTGTTCATTCAGCCGCTGGCGGTGTTGGACAGCTGCTTGTGCAATTGGCAAAGCTTAAAGGCGCGGTAGTTATTGCGATTGCTTCGACATCAGAGAAGGCGGCAGCAGCAAAAGCGGCAGGAGCAGACCACACATTAACATATGAAGGAGACTGGATTGCTGCAGTTAAGAAGCTGACAGAAAAAACAGGCGCAGATGTTGTTTATGATGCTGTTGGGGCAACATTAATGCAGAGCTTTGAGGCAGCAAAAACAGGCGGGACGGTCGTATTTTACGGGATGGCTGGAGGAGATCCGCCATTGATTGATCCGCGTATGCTCATGGATACAAGCAAAACGCTAACAGGTGGAGATTTGTGGAATGTTCTTCAAACAAGAGCAGACAGAATCAGCCGTTCTGGCGAACTGTTTCAGCTAATGGCAGCAAATCGGCTCCTGCTCCCGCATATAACTACTTTTCCGTTAAGCGAGGGACAAGCTGCTCATGGTCTATTGGAAAGCAGACAAAACATCGGAAAAATAATCCTCCTGCCGTAAGGGCTGGAGGATAACGATTAGCTATTAATCCAAATAAAGCACACCACCAGCTGACACAGTAAATCCAGTTGTTCTGTAAAAGTTGGCATTATGCTCATCAAAGGAAACAGTCAAAATACCTAATCCAAAGCTTTTTGCCTCTTCAATCAAAGTCTTCACGAGCTCTACGCCAATTCCTTGTTTTTGCCTGCTTGGGTGAACGATAATATCCTCTAAATATCCATGCTCAAGTCCCATTCCACAAACATAGCCGAAAGCGATTAGCTTGCCAGCTTCATCCCTGGCTCCTGCCCAGAAATTACATCTTTCAAACAGGGCAGGGTAATCCTTGTCCCGTCTGCCCCAGCCGACAGCCTCCCGTAAATCTGGGACTTCATTATCTTGAATCGGAAGATTGACCATTATTCGCACGAGCAATTCCCTCCATAATGTTTATAAATAACTGCTATAAAGCTATTATAAAGGAATAAATATAGGCAACCGACTATTTTTTTGCAAAAAAAGAATCTTTATGAAGGTACATTCGTATAGTTACATCATGAGAGTGGGGTGATAAGTATGGGAAAAACAAAAACAGTTATGACAGGCATTTTATCAACGGCTGTCCTAATTGGGATTACAGGCTGCAGCAGCAGCGGGACAGCGACAGGCAATTCAAACAGCAATAGTGATATCCCGCCAGTTCCAGATGATACGAACTGTACAAATTGGGAATGGGATGATGATGATGGCGTTTGGGAATGTGAGGACAGCAATTCCCGCTACTACGGCCATTATTTTTATGGCGGCAAATATTATAATTCCAAGTCCTCCTTGTTGAAGAATACAAGCTACAAGAAGCAACAGCAATCAAGCAGCCCCAGTTCGAGTGTGAGCGGCGGCAGTGACTCAACAAACAAAAGCAGCGGCTTCGGCAGCGGGAAGAAGAGCTACGGAGGCTAATAAATGTTAGGAAGGAAGTGTAAAAGTGAACTTATATCTTAATTTCGGTTCTTATTTAGGAGTAGCAATCTTGCTGCTTGTCATCGGTATTCTGTTATTTATGTTAAGTACGCCAAAAATAAACGAAATGAGGCTTATCGCTGAAAAAAACGTCAGTGCAGCACTTTTGCTTGGCGGTAAGGTGATTGGACTTGCGATTGTATTAGGAGCGGCAGCTGAATATTCTGTTTCACTTATAGATATGGCAATCTGGGGAGCAATCGGAATTGTTTCGCAAATTATCGTATTTGTGTTGGCAGAGGTGGTGACAATCCGCTTTAGCATCAGCAATGCTATTAAAGAAGATAACCGGGCAGTTGGTGTGATGCTGTTTTCGTTGTCACTTGCGATCGGCTGGATTGTGGCAAAATGTCTGTCCTATTAATGAGGGAGATGTAGAATGAAGAAACTGACGTATTTTATAGACAAAGGGAATGGCCAATATGATCCATTTTATGAATATGATGTTCGGGATGTCGGTGTTGATGAGCTGTATGCACGGCAATTATGCACATACCTCATCCTAAGAGGACAGCAATATGAGCTTGTTTCCAATGAGATGGATGGCAATGAAGAGATACTCGTTATCGAGGATAGAGGCAGAAATGTATCGGTTCTTGATGAAAAGAGCTACAGAGGCCAAGGTATTCATATAGAGTTCAGGAACCATCGTGAAACAGATAACTACAAGCTATTATCTCATATCCCGATTGCAAGCCACTTTGAGGTAATCCGCTATTTATTGAAGGATATCATTGATGTGCCTGCTGTTGGCCAAATGGAGGTAACATCAACAGAAATTGATGAGGACAGAGGCGTTTATGTCCTGTACGTAAAGGACTTGGAGGAGGAGTAAGGATGGATCGCCATATAATAGACAGAAGGCGCTTCTATTCACAGATAGACAGCTTTTGGGCAGACCTTTACGGGGAGGAGTATGCCCTTTACGATGTGCACTTGTTAGAAAGAGGAGAGGTCGAAAAGATTCGTCTTATCAGTGAAAGGGTTGGCTATATTTTCTTCAAGGCTTGGAGGCTTTTGAAGGAGGTACCAGACAGGACATTCCGGGAAATGGGCTTCCCAGAAGAGGTGTTTTCCTTCCTGCGCCTTGACACGATGGAACAGGCCAGCGTCATTTCAAGGCTGGATTTAATTCCTTATAACGGCAGCTATAAATGCATTGAAATCAATGCAGATACGCCAACCTTTATCAAGGAGCTGTTTTCCATTAATGCCAAGGTTTGTGCTGAGTTCAAGGTGGAAAATCCAAATGCAGGTATGGAGGAGGCGCTAAGGAATGCTGTGCGCACTGCGATAAAAGCAGCAGCGAAAATAAGTGGCAAGGCAAGCCCGACTGTTGCCTTTACTGCTCATGATGACAATATTGAAGACAAGGAAACGATTCTTTATTTACAGGAATTATCAGAGACGCTTGGAACATACATACCGCTGCATATGCTGCAAATTGAAAGAGGCAAAGGGCTGTTTGATGTGGCTGGAAATCAGATTGATATACTGTACAGACAAACCTTTCCGATTGAAAACCTTATCCTTGATGAGGATGAGGAGGAAAATAAAATCGGTATGTGGCTGTTAGAGTTAGTTGAGGAAGGAAAGCTGTCCATTATCAATCCTCCGTCTGCATTTCTCCTGCAAAACAAGGCAGTTCAAGCAGTGATTTGGAGCCTTCATGAGCAACAGCACGCCTTCTTTACAGAAGCTGAGCATCAGTGGATAGAAAATTACTTGTTACCAACCTATTTAGAACCTGATCCATTTATAGAACAAAACACAGCTTATGTGAAAAAACCGGCATTTGGCAGAGAAGGAGACACTGTTGAAATCTACAAAGGAAGCGGCAAGCTATCAGCCGCAGACCCGCAGCAATCATATACCGACTTCCTGCCAGTCTACCAACAATACGTCGAGCATCCAAAAGCACCAATCCAAACAGAAAAAGGCAAGCAAGAAGCAAATCTCCTCGTCGGCAGCTTCCTACTCAATGGAAAACCATCAGCCATCGGACTCCGAGCTGGAGGGACAATAACGAATAACTTGTCTTATTATTTGCCTGTTGGAGTACGTTGATTAAGTGGAATACTGGATAATAAGGAAAGAGAATGTGACATAAATTTATAACATTGATTGAAACCAAACTATTTAGTGTTTATGGATTAATAGTTTGGTTTTTGTGTTTTTACGGTTTATATACAATAATTAAAAACCTTAGTGGAATGGAGCGGAGAACACTCGACTCCAGCTTCCTCCCCGCGGAAAGCGCGAGGACGAGCGCGCAATGAAACGAACTAATTTTGTAACCATATTCTATTTATATCCCGAAGCTCCATTGTTTCAAAGTTAGCTGTAATTATTATTTATTATTCGGATTTATAAAAACTATCATTTGTTTTGTCCCATTGTCATTACTAATGTTATTTTAAATAAAAAATAATATTATCCTTATCTTGTTGGCTAAGATCAGAAACTGTATCTATATAGGACAGCCATTCCTCCTCCAGCTCTGTCAAAGACTTATGTAACACAGAAGATACAGAAGCTTCCAAGTCCTCCGTATTATAAATTTTGAACAGCTCTTCAAAAGAGTATTGATTAATGATGAATTGTACAAAGGAACCTGCTTCTACATAACTAATCCAAGTTTTATAACTCGTTTGAGTGTTACCTTCAATACTGAAATAATTCATGGCCGTTTCGGGATTACCCAGTTTACTTAGACTAATGACCTCTTGTTTCCCCATAAGATATTTGACAATTTTATCAGGATTAACAGAGTTATTGGGAAAAACACTTTTATCTGGTTCTAAATAAAACTGCAAAAAAACAGCCAAACCCTCTTGTGTAAGAAAACCATAATTACCATAAAACTCATTGTTATTGCTGTTTCCAAACCCAAATAACGTATGTGAAAGCTCATGTACTAATAAATAATTATCACTATACATGTTGTATAATACAACTTTGTTCTTTTGAGCATAGCTAATTAAATTACTTTTATTAAGCTCAATCAGTATTTTCTTTGGTGGAGTATAAGTCGGGGAGTCATTTAACTCCATCATTTTTTTATAGACTATTTTTAATTCATCTGTAAGTTTATTGATTTTATTAGAGCTTAATCCACTGTTAATGATTACAAACTTCCTGTTTTCATCATTCACGCTTATGTTCAGCTCTCTTTGTTCAATTAGTCCATCTTCATTATATGTATCGCTTACAGCTTCCGTTTGTCTATTAACAAGTAATAAGGCGGTCATTATTAATGAAATAAGTAATATAATGACTAAACTTCTTTTAAATATGCTGTTCTTCATCTTCAACAATTTAATCCTTACCTCTTATGTTTATTTTGATATATATAATCATTTGATTTTGCAGAATAATAGTTAGTTATTCCTCCAATAATTAATATGGCAAAAGACCCTATTCCAAAACCAATTTGATATTTACCAACAATAATAAATCCAACCGTACTAATGATTAATAATGTAATCAAAATAATGAAAAAAACCTTAAGTTTATTCAAGCGAATTCCCTCTCAACAAGTTATTTTGACAATCAATATATATAATATTAACATAAATGTCAAAAAATTAGAAATTAACGAAAAATAATCTCTGCTGATAATGATTGAATAATTAATATTTTGAAATAGTAAATAGGTAGAATGCTTTATTTTGTGATTTTGAATACTATTATTAGAAATCTAAGTGGAATGGAGCGGATATTTCTTTATAGTTGACTTAATACTTTTACTTGAAATAGTTTTTCATCTACAGGTAATTGTTAGTGAAACTACCACTCTTTATTAATAATAATATTGTCCTATATTGTTGTGGAAAATTAGAAATTGATATCTATATAGTATAACCAATCCTATCTAACTCTGATAAAAACTTGTTTAGTATATAGTAAATAGAAAATTTCAATTTTAAATGAATTAGGTGAATATGTTTAGGTTATGAAACAATGTGACTTTTTCTACATTTATGACACACAATTGTACCATTGTCTAAATTTGTCGAAATAACTAAATAATTGACTAAATATTGTATAGTAGGAATTAAACAAATATGTAAGGGGTGGTTATAAAAAAGTTACAAAGTATGAATTAGAAACACAAGAGATGAATGTTGTTCAGTCTGTGTATGTTGTTGAAAAAAATAATATTAAGCACAATTTCTTACCCTAAATATTACAAGGAAGTGATATTTTGAAAAGAACGAGTTTCTTAAAGAAAGTGACAATATTAACCGTGTCTACATTAATCTTCACCTCAATATCTCCAATTAGCAGTTTAGCAAGTACCCCATCCTATGTTGAATCAGAACTAACAGACGTAAAATTTAACACTGAGTTAAATCAAGATATGCTGAATGAACAAGAGAAAAAAGAGATTGTAGAAGAAAATCCTTTAGATAATAAAGTTTTATCTGATGAGTTTGATCTTGTAAAAGAAACTGAAAATACTCCGTCTTTACAAGAAATGACCAGTGAAGAAGAGAAATTGTTTTATGAAATAGTAGATGAGCAAGTTCAACTAGCAGGAATAACTAATCCAAATGATCAAACAATATTTAAAGATACTTTGATTAACTTTTTTAATGAAGACTCCGAAAGCTATAATAATTTGGAGAAAGCTCAGTTGCAATTAGAAGAGAGTATTATAAAAAGTGTTGATGAAAATGAGAAATCTAATCTGGTTTCTTTCTTACAAAATGCTACAATTTCAACTTTTGGAGTAGAAACAGCAAGTGCTTTATCTAATCCTTTTAAAGGAAAAATTAAAGTAAGTGTCAAACTTGCAGGAGCTACCTTTAATACTATTCTTGGGATTGCTATCGGAGGAGGCGCGGGGCTTATACAATCATATATTATTAAAAAGGGGAAAAATGAGGCTAAGAAGCTGTTTACCAAAACAGTTGTTAGCCGATTAAAAGCTTGGGGTGCACCTAAACTAGCGACTGTAGTAGGTGTTTCTGTAATAACTGCTTTAAATTATTTAGATGTTGGGACTGCTATTGCTAAGGAAATAGATAAAAGAGATTCTAAGAAGAAAAGTGGATATATCGAAATTTATTAATATATATGGAGGTGTAATTTACTAATGAAAAAAATGATTGGTGTATTCATTGTAATAGTATGGATTACAATATTCTATTACCTTTTCAACATGATAATGCCTAAAGGTATATTATACGTTATTATTGCATTTCCGACTGTATTATTCACCTCCATCTATATACTAAGAAAATTTCAAATAAAAATTTAGAACCAAGTCTAATACTTTTTACTAAAGGTTACTGCATTTACTTAAGAGTTTTATAGATATGGAATAGAACTAAGAGGAAAAGACTCAAATGATTAATTACAACAGGAGATTAGGACAACATTTAAGTGTAGGTTAAAACTGAACTATTTTATCGATTATCGATTAATAGTTCAGTTTTTTTGTGTTCGACTTTAATACATTAATTAAAAACCTTAGTGGAATGGAGCGGAGAACACTCGACTCCAGCGGGAAATAGAGGAAAGGATGAGACCCCGCAGGCGAAGACGGGGAGGCTCATCTTCCTTCCCGCGGAAAGCGAGTGGGCGAGCGCAATGAAACCGAACTAATTTAAAGCCATACCTATGAATAATTCCAAGGTCCACTGTTATAAAGTTAGATAAAATCATTTAAAGTTCATATCTAGATAGATTATATTTTGTCTCAGCCTTTTAGTACTTACTTAACAGACCAATTATTTCCATACTAATTAATACTTAATTAGCTTTTAGAAAATTAGCTCCCTTACTAAAGATTCAAGAGAATAAATACAAAAAACTCCAAATAAATCGTTTACATTTTTGTTGACAAACAGTGAAAACGTTTTATAATGGTAAACAAAGGTAACTTAGTATACAAGTAGACAAGTGTACAGGTTAAATTCAATTCCATGGGGTGATTAATATGAATGGGAACATTATTGAAGAGTTAAAGCAAAACGCAGTTGATCTTAGAAAAACAGCACTAACAATGATTCATAAGGCACAATCTGGTCATCCTGGAGGTTCGTTTTCGGCAGCGGATATTATTGCAGCACTGTACTTTAAGGAAATGAACATCGATCCACAAAATCCTAACTGGGAGGATAGAGACCGTTTCGTTTTATCCAAAGGGCATGTTTGTCCGATTCAATACTCTGCCTTAGCGTTAAGAGGGTTCGTTGAGTATGAAACCATTTATACACTTCGCCAATTTGGCTCTCCATTTCAAGGACATCCTGATATGAAGAAGTGTCCAGGAATTGATATTTCGACAGGCTCTTTAGGTCAAGGTCTTTCCTGTGCAGTCGGCATGGCGTTGGCTGGGAAAAGAGACGAAAAAGACTACAGAGTATTTGCGATGGTTGGAGATGGCGAATGTCAGGAAGGGCAAATCTGGGAAGCTGCTCAAAGCGCTGTTAAATATGAATTAGATAACTTAGTAGTTTTTGTCGATGATAACGGCCTGCAAATTGATGGTCCGACAGAAGAAATTATGCCGAACCAAGATTTAGAGATAAAGTTTAAGTCCTTTGGATTTGAAACAACAAGAATAGACGGACACTCAATGGAGGAAATCGTTGCAGCACTCGACAGCACAAGAAATTCTAAAAATAACAAACCAAAATGTATTGTTTGTAACACAGTAAAGGGAAAAGGTGTTTCCTTTATGGAACATTCAGTTACTTGGCACGGAATTGCTCCTAATGATGAAGAATACCGAAAAGCATTGGCAGAATTAGAGGGAGGGCTAAACTAATGGGTGAAAACAAGGTGTTACAAAAGAAGGCAACAAGAGAAGCATTTGGTGATGAAATTGTCCGTCTTGGTGGATTAAATAAAGATATATATGTTGTAGATATTGATATCGGTAAGTCTTGTAAAACAACAGAATTTGCTAATAAATTTCCAAAACAGCATGTTAATGTCGGGATCGCCGAACAAAATGCCGCAGGTCTAGCAGCAGGTCTTGCGACAACAGGCAAAATTCCTTTTGTAAGCACTTACGCTGTGTTTGGCTCGATGAGAATGGCAGAACAAATTAGACAGGAAATTTGTTACCCGAACTTGAACGTGAAGATAGCTTGTTCACATGGCGGTCTGACACCAGCAAACGACGGTGCGAGCCATCAAGCAATTGAAGATATGGGTGTGTTGCGAACAATCCCTAACATGACAGTTGTGATGGGTGCCGATTATCATTCGACAAGAAAATTGGTGGCGCAGGCTGCTGAGAAATATGGTCCTGTGTATCTTCGTTTTACAAGAGATACAATGCCGTTTATTTATGATGAGAATGAAGAGTTTATAATCGGCAAGGCGAAGAAATTAAAAGAAGGCAATGACATCGCCATTATTGCTAATGGAGATACTGTCTATCTTGCATTGGAGGCTGCGAAGCAATTAGAAAATAAAGGTGTGTCTGTAAAACTACTAGATATGCATACTATCAAGCCCTTAGACAGAGAGGCAGTCGTTGAATGCTTGGATACTGGCAAGATAATCACTGTGGAAGATCACAATATCCTCAATGGTTTGGGCAGCGCTGTATGTGAAGTCGTTGCAGAAGAAGGACGAGGAAAGGTGCGCAGAATCGGTGTTCAAGATCAGTTTGGACAGTCAGCTCCATACGAAAAGCTATTAGAGCTTAACGGTATTACGATTGAAAATATTGTAAACACAGCTAATGAAATGCTTCAGTAATCTATAACTAATAAAGGGGAGAAATCACTATGTTTAAGTTAGATAATAGAGTTGCCATTGTAACAGGAAGCGGTTCAAAAAAAGGAATTGGCCGTACTATTGCATTAACGCTTGCAAAGCAAGGTGCGATTATTGTAGTGGCAGATTTAAATGAAGAAGGTATTGAAGACACTGTTCATGCGATTAAATCAGAAGGTGGAGAGGCATTTGGCGTTCTGTTGAATGTCACAAGCCAGCAATCTAATGATGAAATGGTACAAAAAATCCTTGATAAATATGGCAGAATTGATATTCTAGTAAACAATGCAGGTATCTCTCAAAAAGTATCTGTTCAAGATATGACAATTGAGGATATTACGAAAGTATTTAACGTAAATATGTTCGGACTGTTCCTATGTACACAAGCAGTATTGGAAACAATGAAAAAACAAAACTTCGGCAGAGTAATCAGCCTGTCCTCTGTTTCTGCAAAGCGTGGCGGCGGTGTTTTCGGTGGAGCCCATTATTCGGCATCAAAAGCAGCAGTTCTTGGCTTCTCTAAAAATCTAGCTCGTGAGGTAGCGCAAAATGGGATTACGGTTAACTGTGTAGCTCCTGGACTTGTGAATACAGATATTTGGAAGTCTTTACCTAAGGAACAAGCAGCTAAAGTTATTGATGGCATTCCAATGGGAAGACCTGGGGAAACAGAGGAAGTAGCAGCAGCGATTGCATTTTTAGCATCTGAAGAGGCTTCTTATATTACTGGAGAAGAAATAGACATTAATGGCGGATCACATATGGATTAATAGTAAAAGCAAATCATAGCCAAAGCACTTGTGGCTTTGGCTATGATTTAAATTAGTTTTATTGCGCTTACATATTTTAATTTTATATAATAACCTTATAGTATATTAGGTTGTCTAATAATATTAACGCAGAGAGAAGTGGTTATTATTAATTTTAATCCTGTATCCAGCAAGAAATTGTATATGCAAATATATCAGCAAATACTATCGCAAATTGAGTCAGGTACATTTAAAGTGGGCGATAAGCTGCCTGCAGAAAGAGAATTATGTGAGCAATTCGGTGTTAGCCGTGCTCCAATTCGTCAGGCACTAAGCGCGCTTGAATTAAATGGATTTATTTATTCCCGTCAAGGTGAGGGCGTATATGTAAAAAGCAATCAAAGTCTTGCAAGCAGTACTCAAGATCCCATTTCCTTTGATTCTGTCTCACCAGAGGAAATAGTGGAAGTGAGAATGAATATTGAACCGTTAATTATTAAGTTTGCTGTACAGCGTGCTACAGATGAAGAAATAGCCGTGCTACGAGCAACAATTGATAAAATGGAACAAGAAACAAAGTCAGGTGTTTATGTTCCAGAAACGGATGAAGCACTTCATTATAATATTGCGAAGGCTTCGCACAATGAATTGTTTATCAATATTATGTCAGCCATTATTAATGCCATGAAAAAACAAGAGATGTGGCAGTTCATTCGAGATCGTACTGTGACAAGACCAGATTATTTGGAAGTTAATTTAAATGAACATAAACAAATTATCGAGGCTATAGAAAAACGAGATGAGAAAAAAGCAACGGACATCATGAGTAAGCATATGCAAAATTTATATGACCGCTATTGGAAATGATGAACTGCTTTTTATTACATAATTTGTTGAGATAGCCTAAAGACGATAGAGAAAATGCTTAGGCGCTCTCAACATATTATTTAATAACGGCTTTTATTTTTTAGTATACTTAGAATACAAGATGATAAGTATACAACTATCATCAGAAAAGTAAGCGTATACAAGTTTGATGGATTACTAGATTCATCACTAAATGATTTTCGTACCAATAAAAAGGCTGGGGTGAATAATATGCCATTACTTTACGTTTCTGTTGGGGTATTAATATTAATCTTTTTAATTATGAAGCTAAAGTTAAATACTTTCTTCTCATTGATTATTGTTTCATTTATCGTCGCTCTTCTTTTAGGTATACCGTTAGAGGATATCGGACTTATTGTTGAAAATGGATTGGGCAGTACATTAGGACATATAGCTCTGATTTTTGGACTTGGTGCTATGTTAGGAAAATTAATCGCCGATGCTGGCGGGGCAAACCGAATTGCGATGACACTTATTAATAAATTTGGTAAAGAAAAGATTCATTGGGCAGTCGTAATTGCGTCCTTTATTGTCGGAATCGCTTTGTTTTATGAAGTAGCATTTGTATTGATAGTACCTATCATTTTCACCATTGCAAAAGAAGTGAAAATCTCGATTGTTAAATTGATTTTGCATATGAGTGCAGCTTTGCTGATTACGCATAGCTTCCTTCCACCACACCCAGGGATTACAACAGTGGCCAACGGACTTGGTGCAGATGTTGGAACAGTTCTTTTATACGGACTTATTATTTCCATTCCTTGTGTCATTATCGCTGGTGTTATTTATCCGAATATTGCTAAAAGAATCGTGCCAAGTGCCTTTGAAAAGGTTACACCAGATGGGGTTTTTAAAGAGGAAAAGACATTTAAAATAGAGGAAACACCAGGCTTTGGTATCAGTGTTTTTACAGCAATGCTGCCTGTGATTTTGCTGGCAATAGCTGCTGTTATAAAAATTATTGAGGAAGCCTTAAATTATCACGATGGCTTTATTTTCATGGTATTGCGATTTATTGGCGAGCCTTCGACGGCAATGATTATTTCGCTGTTAGTCGCAATTTATACAATGGGTATAAAAAGAAATATTGCCATGGTAGATTTAATGAAATCCTGTACGAAATCAATCAATTCAATTGGTATGATGCTGCTTATTATCGGTGGAGGTGGCGCCTTTAAACAAGTAATCATTGAAGGTGGTGTCGGCGAATATATCGCCGAGCTATTTGAAGGATCTGCTTTATCACCAGTTTTATTTGCTTGGATTTTGGCTGCTATATTAAGAATAGCGTTAGGGTCGGGAACAGTTGCCGCTATTTCAACTGTAGGTTTAGTAACACCAATGCTTGCGATGAATCCAGATGTGAATTTGGCACTAGTTACGTTAGCAATAGGCTGCGGCAGTACAATATGCTCTCATGTAAATGACGCTGCATTTTGGATTGTAAAGGAATATTCTGGCATGACATTAAAAGAAACATTCGGAACATATACCGTTCTTTCGACGATTTCTTCTGTCATTGGTCTGGTTTGCACACTGATATTAGACTTATTTGTATAACATATTATTGGAGGGATTACGATGAAAATAGCAATTGGATGTGACCATGGCGGAGATAATTTAAGACCAAGCATTGCGGAATATTTACAGGAATTAGGGCATGATGTAATAGAGTATTTACCTAAGTCAGGGGAAAGTACAGACTATCCTCAATATGGAAAAATGGTAGCAGAAGATGTTGTTGCAAACAAAGTAGACGCAGGTATCTTAATTTGTGGAACTGGTGTCGGCATATCAATCGCTGCTAATAAGGTTAAAGGAATCCGAGCAGTTGTCTGCAGTGAGCCTGCAACAGCAAGACTATCGAAACAGCATAATAATACGAATATTTTAGCCTTTGGCGGCAGAATAGTCGGCAGTGTATTAGCAAAGGAAATCGTGAAGGCATGGTTAGATGCTGAGTTCGAGGGAGGCAGGCATGCAAGAAGAATTAG
This window encodes:
- a CDS encoding gluconate:H+ symporter, with protein sequence MPLLYVSVGVLILIFLIMKLKLNTFFSLIIVSFIVALLLGIPLEDIGLIVENGLGSTLGHIALIFGLGAMLGKLIADAGGANRIAMTLINKFGKEKIHWAVVIASFIVGIALFYEVAFVLIVPIIFTIAKEVKISIVKLILHMSAALLITHSFLPPHPGITTVANGLGADVGTVLLYGLIISIPCVIIAGVIYPNIAKRIVPSAFEKVTPDGVFKEEKTFKIEETPGFGISVFTAMLPVILLAIAAVIKIIEEALNYHDGFIFMVLRFIGEPSTAMIISLLVAIYTMGIKRNIAMVDLMKSCTKSINSIGMMLLIIGGGGAFKQVIIEGGVGEYIAELFEGSALSPVLFAWILAAILRIALGSGTVAAISTVGLVTPMLAMNPDVNLALVTLAIGCGSTICSHVNDAAFWIVKEYSGMTLKETFGTYTVLSTISSVIGLVCTLILDLFV
- the rpiB gene encoding ribose 5-phosphate isomerase B encodes the protein MKIAIGCDHGGDNLRPSIAEYLQELGHDVIEYLPKSGESTDYPQYGKMVAEDVVANKVDAGILICGTGVGISIAANKVKGIRAVVCSEPATARLSKQHNNTNILAFGGRIVGSVLAKEIVKAWLDAEFEGGRHARRISMIADMEEESLC